In a genomic window of Rhodobacter sp. 24-YEA-8:
- the bktB gene encoding beta-ketothiolase BktB has protein sequence MTRSVIITSAVRTAIGDFGGALSGLKPSETGIAVAREAVARAGIAASDIDQTVFGNVIHTLPEDMYLSRVVALGAGARAGAPALTLNRLCGSGLQAVISGAEQIRLGHADVVLAGGAESMSRAGHLLTESREGRKMGDVRAIDMMTGALTDPFGAGHMGMTAENIATQDGISRERQDGFALESHRRAAAAAAEGRFRDQILPLTVRKGRAERVFDTDEHVRPDVTAADLAKLRPAFSKEGSVTAGNASGINDGAAALILMEESRAGARGVTALARIIASGLGGVAPEVMGLGPVPAVEQALARAGLTLSQIDVIESNEAFAAQACAVSDRLGFDPARVNPNGGAIALGHPIGASGAIILTKLVYELRRVAGRYGLATMCIGGGQGIALVIENPGAGQAT, from the coding sequence ATGACCCGTTCTGTGATCATCACCTCGGCGGTGCGGACCGCGATTGGCGATTTTGGCGGCGCTCTGTCGGGGCTGAAGCCCAGCGAAACCGGCATTGCCGTGGCGCGTGAGGCGGTAGCGCGTGCCGGTATCGCAGCCAGCGACATTGACCAGACCGTCTTTGGCAATGTGATCCATACTTTGCCGGAAGATATGTATCTTTCGCGGGTCGTGGCGCTTGGTGCCGGGGCGCGCGCTGGTGCCCCGGCGCTGACGCTGAACCGGCTTTGCGGCTCGGGCCTGCAGGCGGTGATATCGGGGGCCGAGCAGATCCGGCTGGGTCATGCCGATGTCGTTCTGGCAGGCGGCGCGGAAAGCATGAGCCGAGCTGGCCACTTGCTGACCGAATCCCGCGAGGGCCGGAAGATGGGTGATGTCCGGGCGATTGATATGATGACCGGCGCGCTGACCGATCCGTTCGGCGCGGGTCATATGGGCATGACCGCTGAAAACATCGCGACCCAAGACGGCATCAGTCGCGAGCGTCAGGATGGCTTCGCGCTGGAATCGCATCGCCGCGCGGCAGCGGCGGCGGCCGAGGGGCGTTTTCGCGACCAGATCCTGCCGCTGACCGTGCGCAAGGGCAGGGCCGAGCGGGTCTTTGACACGGATGAACATGTCCGCCCGGATGTGACAGCTGCGGATCTTGCAAAGCTGCGCCCGGCTTTTTCAAAAGAGGGATCGGTGACGGCCGGGAATGCCAGCGGCATCAATGATGGTGCGGCGGCGCTGATCCTGATGGAAGAGTCGAGGGCCGGCGCGCGCGGTGTCACGGCACTTGCGCGGATCATCGCCTCGGGCCTTGGCGGTGTCGCACCCGAGGTCATGGGGCTTGGCCCGGTTCCGGCGGTGGAACAGGCGCTGGCCCGGGCAGGCCTGACGCTATCGCAGATCGATGTCATTGAATCGAATGAGGCTTTTGCCGCCCAGGCCTGTGCGGTCAGTGACCGGCTCGGGTTTGATCCGGCACGGGTGAACCCCAATGGCGGCGCAATTGCGCTTGGTCATCCGATTGGCGCTTCGGGGGCGATCATCCTGACGAAACTGGTTTATGAACTGCGGCGCGTGGCGGGGCGCTATGGTCTGGCGACCATGTGCATCGGCGGTGGTCAGGGCATCGCGCTGGTGATCGAGAACCCGGGCGCGGGGCAGGCGACATGA
- a CDS encoding thiamine pyrophosphate-dependent dehydrogenase E1 component subunit alpha: MAPIFKTQIVPSSYDKDWLARLYGMMVRIRKFDENLIRLMNEGKVSGFYHSGIGSEAVSASSIANLRDDDYLFYNHRGCNQMIAKGVPLAKLYGDFLGTLEGTTRGLGAGIVHSADLSRGVMGQAGTIGSQLSISLGTAYSSKWNGNDRVTAVYFGEGAASEEAFHGAMNWAALYKLPIIFICENNQYAISSHWRETHAVREHIADWADGYGIPNLVVDGNDALLMYEATREAVERARGGGGPTFIEAETFRHRGHFEGDPFDYVDPVLMKEWVENRDPVKNFRALLEERGALGAAALTAIEEATDAEVAAAIDLAEAAPLPPRERIFEGLYS, translated from the coding sequence ATGGCACCAATTTTCAAAACCCAGATCGTCCCGTCATCCTATGACAAGGACTGGCTGGCCAGACTTTACGGCATGATGGTGCGGATCAGGAAATTCGACGAGAACCTGATCCGTCTGATGAATGAGGGTAAGGTCTCGGGATTCTATCATTCCGGCATCGGGTCCGAGGCGGTTTCGGCCAGTTCCATCGCCAATCTGCGCGACGATGATTATCTGTTCTACAACCATCGGGGCTGTAACCAGATGATCGCCAAAGGCGTGCCGCTGGCAAAGCTTTATGGTGATTTTCTTGGCACGCTGGAAGGCACCACCCGCGGGCTTGGCGCCGGGATCGTCCACAGCGCCGATCTCTCGCGCGGGGTCATGGGCCAGGCCGGCACCATCGGCTCGCAATTGTCGATCAGTCTGGGCACGGCCTATTCCTCGAAATGGAATGGCAATGACCGGGTGACGGCGGTGTATTTCGGTGAAGGCGCGGCGTCCGAAGAGGCGTTCCACGGCGCGATGAACTGGGCGGCGCTTTATAAGCTGCCGATCATTTTCATCTGCGAAAATAACCAATATGCGATCTCGTCACATTGGCGGGAAACCCATGCGGTGCGCGAACATATCGCCGATTGGGCGGATGGCTATGGCATCCCAAATCTGGTCGTCGACGGCAATGATGCGCTCCTGATGTATGAGGCCACCCGCGAGGCGGTGGAACGTGCACGGGGCGGCGGCGGGCCGACCTTTATCGAGGCCGAAACTTTCCGGCATCGCGGGCATTTCGAAGGCGATCCCTTTGACTATGTCGATCCGGTCCTGATGAAGGAATGGGTCGAGAACCGTGATCCGGTCAAGAATTTCAGGGCCTTGCTGGAGGAGCGCGGTGCCCTCGGCGCGGCGGCCCTGACCGCGATCGAAGAGGCAACGGATGCCGAGGTCGCCGCTGCGATCGACCTGGCCGAGGCGGCGCCTCTGCCCCCGCGTGAGCGGATTTTCGAAGGTCTGTATTCCTGA
- a CDS encoding alcohol dehydrogenase catalytic domain-containing protein, which yields MPALPHQKGCAVLLSGQAFVRPGRHYKEEDDVKAAIFTGAGRPLTIREIPKPEPREGELLVRVAACGICGSDLHATEEGVFLQEEGTILGHEFSGVVEQSADPAFPPGTRVTAVPVNPCGSCAQCREGYPMMCATNSITGLAKDFPGAYAEYITLPARYAVALPDAVSFDEGATVEPLAVGLHAVDNANIRIGDRVLVIGGGPIGQAVAAFARAAGAASVILSERAPARLKAGPLFGATGTIDAGQEQDVGAAFAALADGPPDVVFDCVGVPGIIQKCIGLVRARGTIVVVGVCMKEDTQIPFTAIMKELRLQYVLGYKENDFARVLAALAAGLVRPLPMITDRLTFETLPAAFEQLRRPSDQIKAMIFP from the coding sequence GTGCCCGCTCTGCCACATCAGAAAGGCTGTGCTGTTTTGCTGTCGGGACAAGCCTTTGTGCGTCCCGGGCGTCACTATAAGGAGGAGGATGACGTGAAAGCCGCTATATTCACAGGGGCAGGGCGCCCTTTGACCATCAGGGAAATTCCAAAACCAGAACCGCGAGAGGGGGAGCTGCTTGTCCGCGTTGCAGCCTGCGGGATTTGCGGATCGGATCTTCATGCGACCGAAGAGGGGGTGTTCCTTCAGGAAGAGGGAACAATCCTCGGCCATGAATTTTCCGGCGTGGTTGAACAATCGGCGGATCCGGCATTTCCGCCGGGCACGCGGGTGACGGCCGTCCCGGTCAATCCCTGCGGCAGCTGCGCCCAGTGCCGCGAGGGGTATCCGATGATGTGCGCGACGAACAGCATCACCGGCCTCGCAAAGGATTTTCCGGGGGCTTACGCCGAATATATCACCCTGCCGGCGCGCTATGCAGTCGCGCTTCCCGATGCGGTCAGTTTCGATGAGGGCGCCACGGTCGAGCCGCTGGCGGTCGGGCTGCATGCGGTCGACAATGCCAATATCCGGATCGGCGATCGGGTGCTGGTCATTGGCGGCGGGCCGATTGGCCAGGCGGTCGCGGCCTTTGCCCGTGCGGCCGGCGCGGCTTCGGTCATCCTGTCCGAGCGCGCCCCGGCGCGCCTGAAAGCGGGGCCGCTTTTCGGCGCGACCGGCACGATTGACGCGGGCCAGGAACAGGATGTGGGCGCGGCTTTCGCGGCCCTCGCAGACGGGCCGCCGGATGTGGTTTTCGACTGTGTCGGTGTGCCGGGCATCATCCAGAAATGCATTGGCCTTGTCCGGGCGCGGGGCACCATCGTGGTGGTCGGCGTCTGCATGAAGGAGGATACCCAGATCCCCTTCACCGCGATCATGAAAGAACTGCGGCTGCAATATGTGCTCGGCTACAAAGAGAACGATTTCGCGCGGGTGCTGGCGGCCCTGGCTGCGGGTCTTGTCCGGCCTTTGCCGATGATCACCGACCGGCTCACATTTGAGACCTTGCCAGCGGCATTTGAACAGCTGCGCAGACCCTCGGATCAGATCAAGGCGATGATTTTCCCTTGA
- a CDS encoding alpha-ketoacid dehydrogenase subunit beta yields MAMMNMREAIVEALREEIARDPSVILFGEDIGKFGGVFGTTKGLHAEFGDRRIFDTPIAEKTIIGAALGMAITGMRPVPELQFGDFAGLAFDEIYNKLGKWKWMHGGDMRVPVTVRLPIGIAGGAGPEHSQSPQALFVSGPGLYIAVPSNAADAKGMLKTSIREDNPVLFFEHKVLYTQKCEVPEGDHIVPLGKGNLCRKGADLTIIATATLVGTAIEAATALAGDGIDVEVIDPRWLKPLDEDLILSSIAKTGRVLLVHEDAKTGGTGSEIAAIIAEKALFDLRAPIRRLAGPDVPIAQSLHLEQFYRPSRDEIIAAARDLIRFR; encoded by the coding sequence ATGGCCATGATGAATATGCGCGAAGCCATTGTTGAGGCGCTTCGCGAAGAAATCGCCCGTGATCCCAGTGTGATCCTGTTTGGCGAGGATATCGGCAAATTCGGCGGCGTGTTCGGCACCACGAAAGGGCTGCATGCCGAATTCGGGGATCGCCGGATCTTTGACACGCCGATTGCGGAAAAGACCATTATCGGCGCGGCGCTCGGGATGGCGATCACCGGAATGCGTCCGGTGCCGGAATTGCAATTCGGTGATTTTGCGGGGCTTGCCTTTGACGAGATCTACAACAAGCTCGGCAAATGGAAATGGATGCATGGCGGCGATATGCGCGTGCCGGTCACGGTGCGCCTGCCCATCGGCATCGCGGGGGGTGCAGGCCCGGAACATTCCCAAAGCCCGCAGGCTTTGTTCGTCAGCGGGCCGGGTCTTTATATTGCAGTGCCCTCAAATGCGGCTGATGCGAAAGGGATGCTGAAAACCTCGATCCGCGAGGATAACCCGGTGCTCTTTTTCGAGCATAAGGTGCTTTACACCCAGAAATGCGAGGTGCCCGAAGGCGATCATATCGTGCCGCTTGGCAAGGGCAATCTCTGTCGCAAAGGCGCGGATCTGACCATCATCGCCACCGCAACGCTCGTCGGCACGGCGATAGAGGCGGCGACTGCACTGGCCGGGGATGGAATTGACGTTGAAGTGATCGACCCGCGCTGGCTGAAGCCGCTGGACGAGGATCTGATCCTCAGCTCCATCGCGAAAACCGGGCGGGTGCTGCTGGTGCATGAGGATGCAAAGACCGGCGGAACCGGGTCGGAGATTGCCGCGATCATCGCGGAAAAGGCGCTGTTTGATCTGCGGGCCCCGATCCGCCGTCTGGCCGGCCCCGATGTGCCGATCGCGCAAAGCCTGCATCTTGAACAGTTCTACCGCCCGAGCCGCGACGAAATCATCGCGGCGGCGCGTGATCTTATCCGGTTCAGGTAA
- a CDS encoding MFS transporter produces MTPNTSTKPGRAPAWGRRHSVFLIIFFVNFTIWLDEAVLAALTPYWAEALHLTPVQIGTGSAAYLLGYFPTLLVAGVLSDRFGARSLLLLSVLGCSILSAAMLWVHDYPTLFLRNVVFGVFFGFLWAPCNRIMALWLPVQERTRFGAIWFSSTMLAFAVAAPLALWIARTWVWEDAFLLVTVLGVPAFLLLYFGTRDRPEEEPRVTKEELSVIYAGVDPDAAKSQFSWAALGNLLRSRSVVAMVIATLLATAPTWFLGAWGFYQLINVYKLEGDTASFFISLGYCTTAAYGFFHGWVFQHIFGGRCRPTLAAGPVIAGIGFLIAATTSNPIVFALAVFGVANLANPFFWGTINAYWTQIAKPEYAGTLNGISAAGQVAAGYVLLSLSGGWVRPLDVAGIRALDTIWLVGAIMFFLTLVPVFIARGVQVEFRSAGRD; encoded by the coding sequence ATGACACCAAACACTTCAACAAAACCCGGCCGTGCGCCGGCCTGGGGAAGGCGGCACAGCGTCTTTCTCATCATCTTTTTCGTCAATTTCACCATATGGCTGGATGAGGCGGTGCTGGCCGCGCTGACGCCCTATTGGGCCGAGGCGCTCCATCTGACGCCTGTGCAGATCGGGACCGGATCGGCGGCCTATCTGTTGGGCTATTTCCCGACGTTGCTGGTGGCGGGCGTGCTCTCCGACCGGTTCGGGGCGCGGAGTCTGTTGCTGCTGTCGGTGCTCGGATGCAGCATACTGAGCGCGGCGATGCTCTGGGTCCATGATTATCCGACGCTCTTCCTGCGCAATGTGGTCTTCGGCGTGTTCTTTGGCTTCCTCTGGGCGCCTTGCAACCGGATCATGGCGCTCTGGCTGCCGGTGCAGGAGCGGACGCGTTTTGGCGCGATCTGGTTTTCCAGCACCATGCTGGCTTTCGCGGTTGCCGCACCGCTGGCTTTGTGGATCGCACGGACCTGGGTCTGGGAGGATGCCTTCCTTCTGGTGACAGTGCTGGGGGTTCCGGCCTTCCTGCTCTTGTATTTCGGCACCAGAGACCGCCCGGAAGAAGAGCCGCGCGTCACAAAGGAAGAGCTGAGCGTGATCTATGCCGGTGTTGACCCCGATGCAGCGAAAAGCCAGTTCAGCTGGGCCGCACTTGGTAATCTGCTGCGCAGCCGCAGCGTTGTGGCTATGGTGATCGCAACCCTTCTTGCCACAGCTCCGACCTGGTTTCTGGGGGCCTGGGGCTTTTACCAGCTGATCAATGTCTACAAGCTTGAAGGCGATACGGCCTCTTTCTTCATCTCGCTGGGCTATTGCACCACCGCCGCCTATGGGTTTTTCCATGGTTGGGTGTTCCAGCATATCTTCGGCGGGCGATGCCGTCCGACGCTTGCGGCGGGGCCGGTCATTGCGGGAATCGGCTTTCTGATTGCCGCCACCACCTCGAACCCGATCGTCTTTGCTCTCGCGGTGTTTGGCGTGGCAAATCTGGCGAACCCGTTCTTCTGGGGCACGATCAACGCCTATTGGACCCAGATCGCAAAGCCAGAATATGCCGGCACGCTGAACGGCATTTCTGCTGCCGGTCAGGTCGCGGCGGGCTATGTGCTCCTGAGCCTTTCGGGCGGCTGGGTCAGGCCGCTGGACGTGGCGGGGATACGCGCGCTGGACACGATCTGGCTTGTTGGCGCGATCATGTTCTTCCTGACGCTGGTTCCGGTCTTTATCGCGCGCGGGGTGCAGGTGGAGTTCCGATCCGCCGGGCGCGACTGA
- a CDS encoding SDR family NAD(P)-dependent oxidoreductase, producing the protein MRFKDKVAVVTGGASGQGLETCRGFARDGGKVVVADWSFEAAEKVAAEIGGIAVRVDVSQEDQVRAMLDAAVAKWGRLDVLINNAGIGFSASNRYKMASVTETPADDWDQIMAINLKSVGMACKHAIPLMVAQGGGAIVNIASINGIAGLTGADAYTASKGGIVALTRVLALDWASKGVRVNCVCPGVVVTPMIEGALNDPGFIKMVAERIPLGRPGRPEEIAAVSLFLASDAASFVHGAIIPVDGGQVAP; encoded by the coding sequence ATGCGATTCAAAGACAAGGTTGCCGTGGTGACAGGCGGCGCCTCCGGCCAGGGCCTGGAGACCTGTCGCGGCTTTGCCCGGGATGGCGGAAAAGTGGTGGTGGCGGACTGGAGTTTCGAGGCCGCAGAAAAGGTTGCTGCCGAAATCGGCGGGATCGCCGTCCGGGTCGATGTCTCTCAGGAAGACCAGGTCCGCGCCATGCTGGATGCGGCGGTGGCGAAATGGGGGCGGCTTGATGTGCTGATCAACAATGCCGGGATCGGGTTCAGCGCCAGCAACCGCTACAAAATGGCCAGTGTGACCGAGACCCCGGCGGATGACTGGGATCAGATCATGGCGATCAACCTGAAAAGTGTCGGCATGGCCTGCAAACATGCGATCCCGCTGATGGTGGCGCAGGGCGGCGGCGCCATTGTCAACATCGCCTCGATCAACGGCATTGCCGGGCTGACAGGGGCCGATGCCTATACGGCGTCAAAAGGCGGCATCGTCGCGCTGACACGGGTGCTGGCACTTGACTGGGCCAGCAAGGGCGTGCGGGTGAATTGTGTTTGCCCGGGCGTGGTGGTGACGCCGATGATCGAGGGCGCGCTGAATGATCCGGGCTTTATCAAAATGGTCGCGGAACGCATCCCGCTCGGTCGCCCGGGCCGCCCGGAAGAGATCGCGGCGGTGAGCCTGTTCCTCGCCTCGGATGCGGCCTCGTTCGTGCATGGCGCGATCATCCCGGTCGATGGCGGCCAGGTCGCGCCCTGA
- a CDS encoding 3-hydroxyacyl-CoA dehydrogenase family protein, producing MTQVIAVLGAGTMGSGIAVSCLSAGLPVTLIDSQPAALERAGALISAHFRRQVETGRLAEPEALRFQSGLTLSQALADLAPATVVIEAVFEDPDVKHALLTEVEPLIAPDTVIATNTSCLLVADLARALRHPERFLGLHYFSPAAVNPVVELIRTAQTNARSAEMAADLLRRTGKEALLCRDSNGFAINRFFCPYCNEATRLTGEGLATPGQVDAVARETFGLALGPFAVMNLTHPRIMLHAQQSLTRFGAFYTPSPALTAIGAQGTLWEIEAEPEPLAADTARQVAERLQAAILLVVGEVVAEGVVSADDLDRGARLALRFGTPPGALRESLGEAEAARLVAALYKRHPKESLSHA from the coding sequence ATGACCCAGGTCATCGCCGTTCTCGGCGCCGGCACCATGGGCAGCGGCATCGCGGTCTCTTGTCTGAGCGCGGGGCTGCCGGTCACGCTGATCGACAGCCAGCCCGCCGCGCTGGAGCGTGCCGGGGCGCTGATCAGCGCCCATTTCCGTCGCCAGGTCGAGACCGGTCGGCTGGCGGAGCCGGAGGCGCTTCGCTTTCAGTCCGGGCTGACCCTATCGCAGGCGCTTGCCGACCTCGCCCCGGCAACAGTCGTGATCGAGGCCGTGTTCGAGGATCCCGACGTCAAGCATGCGCTGCTGACCGAAGTCGAACCGCTGATCGCGCCGGATACGGTGATTGCGACCAATACATCCTGCCTGCTTGTGGCGGATCTGGCCCGTGCGCTGCGCCATCCCGAACGCTTTCTGGGATTGCATTATTTCAGCCCGGCGGCGGTCAACCCGGTGGTCGAACTGATCCGCACTGCTCAGACCAATGCCCGCAGTGCAGAGATGGCCGCTGACCTGCTGCGCCGGACCGGCAAGGAGGCGCTGCTCTGCCGTGACAGCAATGGCTTTGCGATCAACCGCTTTTTCTGCCCCTATTGCAACGAGGCGACCCGGCTGACCGGCGAAGGCCTCGCTACACCCGGCCAGGTCGATGCCGTTGCACGCGAGACGTTCGGCCTGGCGCTTGGCCCTTTCGCGGTGATGAACCTCACCCATCCGCGCATCATGCTGCATGCACAGCAAAGCCTCACCCGCTTTGGCGCTTTCTATACTCCGTCGCCCGCTCTGACCGCCATCGGCGCGCAGGGCACGCTCTGGGAGATCGAGGCGGAGCCTGAGCCTCTGGCCGCGGATACCGCGCGCCAGGTTGCAGAGCGCCTGCAGGCCGCGATCCTGCTGGTGGTAGGCGAGGTGGTTGCCGAGGGCGTGGTCAGCGCCGATGATCTTGACCGGGGCGCGCGGCTGGCACTGCGCTTCGGCACACCGCCAGGCGCCTTGCGCGAAAGCCTTGGCGAAGCGGAAGCAGCAAGGCTGGTCGCCGCCCTTTACAAACGTCACCCGAAGGAAAGCCTGTCTCATGCGTGA
- a CDS encoding SDR family NAD(P)-dependent oxidoreductase, which yields MRERTILITGASSGLGRHFAEILAAEGAKVILAARRPDVLQDVATEIRAAGGDVLTVAMDVADPASVTAAFAAIPGEIDVVINNAGVTATAAAMTMDPADFGHIIDVDLKGVFHVAQAGAKRMAGRGGAMVNVASILGLRVAGHVSAYAAAKAGVVQLTKSLALEWARHGIRVNALCPGYIETPLNRDFFATDAGKALIARIPQRRLGQLQDLDAPLKLLCSDGARYMTGAVLAVDGGHLCSGL from the coding sequence ATGCGTGAACGGACCATCCTGATCACCGGTGCCTCCAGCGGGCTCGGCCGGCATTTCGCAGAGATTCTTGCCGCCGAGGGCGCAAAGGTGATCCTTGCCGCCCGTCGTCCCGATGTCTTGCAAGATGTCGCGACCGAGATCCGCGCCGCCGGGGGCGACGTGCTGACGGTTGCGATGGATGTGGCCGATCCCGCCAGTGTGACGGCGGCTTTCGCGGCCATCCCGGGCGAGATCGATGTGGTGATCAACAATGCCGGTGTCACCGCGACGGCTGCCGCAATGACCATGGATCCCGCCGATTTCGGCCATATCATCGATGTCGATCTGAAGGGTGTTTTCCATGTTGCCCAGGCGGGCGCAAAGCGCATGGCCGGGCGGGGTGGCGCGATGGTCAATGTCGCCTCGATCCTGGGGCTCAGGGTGGCGGGGCATGTCTCGGCCTATGCCGCCGCCAAGGCGGGGGTAGTGCAGCTCACGAAATCGCTGGCGCTGGAATGGGCGCGCCATGGCATTCGGGTGAACGCGCTTTGCCCGGGCTATATCGAGACCCCGCTCAACCGCGATTTCTTTGCAACCGATGCCGGCAAGGCCCTGATCGCCCGCATCCCGCAGCGCCGCCTTGGGCAGCTGCAAGACCTTGACGCGCCGCTGAAGCTCCTGTGCTCGGATGGCGCGCGTTACATGACCGGGGCGGTGCTTGCCGTCGATGGCGGTCACCTCTGTTCTGGACTTTAG
- a CDS encoding TetR/AcrR family transcriptional regulator — MTLRVTDTLDTSEICRRMLERNPDTIRVQKERMALPKLMRIVEATLLLSRRQGFHATSLRELAAEASMSMGGLYAYFDSKNSLLRMMITEVASTIVEALNHPPEDLSEDPVAYLHWLIRTHIEVTDKMHAWFTFSYMEARFFAEAERNLAMDGELATEKIFAAALENGVQRGVFAIDDVGLTAALLKPLLQDWYVKHGKYRRRNVSPAQYAEAVITLFDRAIVKGTAL; from the coding sequence ATGACCCTGCGCGTCACAGATACCCTGGACACAAGCGAGATCTGTCGCCGCATGCTGGAACGCAATCCGGACACGATCCGCGTGCAGAAAGAGCGGATGGCGCTGCCAAAGCTGATGCGGATCGTCGAGGCGACCCTTCTGCTGTCGCGCCGCCAGGGGTTTCACGCCACCAGCCTGCGCGAGCTGGCGGCCGAGGCGAGCATGTCGATGGGCGGGCTTTACGCCTATTTCGATTCGAAGAATTCGCTCTTGCGGATGATGATCACCGAAGTGGCCAGCACGATTGTCGAGGCCCTGAACCACCCGCCCGAGGATCTTTCCGAAGACCCGGTCGCTTATCTGCACTGGCTGATCCGCACCCATATCGAGGTGACGGACAAGATGCATGCCTGGTTCACATTTTCCTATATGGAAGCCCGGTTCTTCGCCGAGGCCGAACGCAATCTGGCAATGGATGGCGAGCTTGCAACCGAGAAGATCTTTGCCGCGGCACTGGAAAACGGCGTGCAACGCGGGGTGTTTGCGATTGATGATGTCGGGCTGACGGCGGCATTGCTCAAGCCCCTGTTGCAGGACTGGTATGTGAAACACGGCAAATACCGGCGCCGCAATGTCTCGCCCGCGCAATATGCCGAGGCGGTGATCACCCTTTTCGACCGCGCCATAGTGAAAGGCACCGCCCTTTGA
- a CDS encoding dihydrolipoamide acetyltransferase family protein yields MYIVRMPRLGITMESGKVGRWIVAVNSPVKAGDPLFEMETDKSTVEIEAQASGILRKLLVELDQEIAVNTAIAVIAGEDEKIDLAGVDLAGDPEEGTAPAPESAPVAAAQTEPAAAAPDRVRLSPYNRKLAQDLGLEVESLAGLEISEELIRSMAADQTRPAPAGDADYVELTSIQRAMRAHITASWTSIPHFVQILSVDMTNVLKLKGAFGKAGLNDILVKMVADTAADHPMINGRLEGDRVRIGRNVNVSVAVATPKGLVVPVVHAVETLGVQDVNTAIAALAAKAKGPGLAPADTEGGTITFSNLGAYGVEYGTPVINGPQAVLVFAGAIVKTVTVGEDDAIRITPVMRLSIAFDHRFIDGMTAAAFTSDLKKRLESLNPTAFG; encoded by the coding sequence ATGTATATCGTTCGCATGCCGCGCCTTGGCATCACGATGGAAAGCGGCAAGGTCGGCCGCTGGATCGTCGCAGTGAACAGCCCGGTCAAAGCCGGTGATCCGCTTTTCGAGATGGAGACCGACAAATCCACCGTCGAGATTGAGGCCCAGGCCTCGGGGATCTTGCGAAAGCTGCTGGTGGAACTGGATCAGGAGATTGCGGTCAATACCGCAATCGCCGTGATCGCGGGGGAAGATGAGAAGATCGACCTCGCCGGGGTTGACCTCGCGGGCGACCCTGAGGAGGGCACCGCACCTGCACCGGAATCCGCGCCGGTCGCCGCCGCACAGACGGAGCCTGCCGCTGCTGCCCCGGACCGGGTGCGTCTTTCGCCCTATAACCGCAAATTGGCGCAGGATCTGGGACTGGAGGTTGAAAGCCTTGCCGGGCTTGAGATCAGCGAAGAACTGATCCGCAGCATGGCTGCCGATCAGACCCGGCCCGCCCCCGCGGGCGATGCAGATTATGTCGAGCTGACCTCGATCCAGCGCGCGATGAGGGCGCATATCACCGCCAGCTGGACCTCGATCCCGCATTTTGTGCAGATCCTCAGCGTCGACATGACCAATGTGCTGAAGCTCAAGGGTGCCTTTGGCAAGGCGGGGCTGAATGACATCCTCGTCAAGATGGTGGCCGATACCGCGGCGGATCATCCAATGATCAATGGCCGGCTGGAGGGGGACCGCGTCCGCATCGGCCGCAATGTGAATGTCTCGGTGGCGGTTGCCACGCCGAAGGGCCTTGTCGTGCCAGTGGTGCACGCGGTCGAGACGCTTGGCGTCCAGGATGTGAACACGGCCATCGCGGCGCTGGCGGCAAAGGCGAAAGGCCCCGGCCTCGCGCCCGCCGATACCGAAGGCGGCACGATCACCTTCTCCAACCTCGGGGCTTATGGCGTGGAATATGGCACGCCGGTGATAAATGGGCCCCAGGCGGTTCTGGTCTTTGCCGGGGCCATCGTGAAGACCGTCACCGTGGGCGAGGATGATGCCATTCGCATCACGCCGGTCATGCGGCTTTCCATCGCCTTTGATCATCGTTTCATCGACGGCATGACGGCGGCGGCGTTCACGTCTGATCTGAAAAAACGGCTGGAAAGCCTCAACCCGACGGCCTTTGGCTGA